In bacterium 336/3, the following proteins share a genomic window:
- a CDS encoding iron ABC transporter — protein MVFTDQMGREVILPHTPQRIVSLVPSQTELLFDLSLKTKVVGITKFCIHPKDDVKLIPKIGGTKKFDFEIIETLKPDLIIGNKEENYQEGIESLAKKYPVWMSDIYTLEDSLSMIRILGKVLDIQTKANEMAQNIAVMFQELPLVQNSPKVAYFIWRKPWMIATTNTFIDHILQKIGFQNVFNDLERYPEITLEQLQEKNPQYIFLSSEPYPFKEKRIKELQSIFPNSKIVLVDGEMFSWYGSRLLKSVEYFKELVVTL, from the coding sequence ATGGTTTTTACTGACCAAATGGGCAGAGAAGTAATTTTGCCTCATACTCCTCAACGTATTGTATCTTTAGTCCCTTCACAAACAGAATTGTTATTCGATTTAAGTTTAAAAACCAAAGTTGTTGGTATAACGAAGTTTTGTATTCACCCAAAAGATGACGTAAAACTTATTCCTAAAATTGGAGGTACAAAAAAATTTGATTTTGAAATAATTGAAACTTTAAAACCTGATTTAATTATTGGTAATAAAGAAGAAAACTATCAGGAAGGTATAGAATCTTTGGCAAAAAAGTATCCTGTTTGGATGAGTGATATTTATACATTGGAAGACTCTTTGAGCATGATTCGAATATTGGGCAAAGTGCTTGATATTCAAACAAAAGCCAATGAAATGGCTCAAAATATAGCCGTTATGTTTCAAGAACTACCTTTGGTACAAAACAGCCCAAAAGTAGCTTATTTTATTTGGCGGAAGCCTTGGATGATAGCTACTACCAATACCTTTATAGACCATATTTTACAGAAAATAGGCTTTCAGAATGTATTTAATGATTTAGAACGTTATCCTGAAATTACACTGGAACAGCTTCAAGAAAAGAACCCTCAATATATATTTTTATCCTCTGAGCCTTACCCTTTTAAAGAAAAACGCATCAAAGAATTACAAAGTATTTTCCCCAATTCCAAAATTGTGTTGGTAGATGGGGAAATGTTTTCGTGGTATGGCAGCCGTTTGCTGAAAAGTGTAGAGTATTTTAAGGAGTTAGTAGTTACTTTGTAA
- a CDS encoding DNA mismatch repair protein MutL yields MIDVIRLLPDSLANQIAAGEVVQRPASVVKELLENAIDAQATHIQLIVKDSGKTLIQVVDDGTGMSETDARMSFERHATSKIKEQEDLFKIMTMGFRGEALASIAAVAQIELKTRRNVDNLGIQIRIEASELKSNEKIACPKGTSIAVKNLFFNVPARRNFLKSNPIEMKHILDEFQRVALAFPEVSFSLFHNETEIYNLPKGKLAQRIINIFGKNYREWLIPCQEEIPLVKVKGYIGKPEAAKKTRGEQFFFVNNRYIKHGYLHHAIMTAFQEVLPKDGFPFYVIFLEIEPQHIDINVHPTKTEIKFDDEKSVYAIVNASVRKALGSHHMGLDFESKSFDFKIEDIASEKYNSFTFTPKTNFEPSQENNYTGYQKTPRERSNLNNWETIFSGLQNKTVSSFEKESNHLFQEETPQNISKNEPESIEGKTFQLHQRYIVTQVKAGLMIIDQHLAHQRILYDKYLNLLQNHGNGRVSQQLLFPVKIEFSPADFALLAEVETEIRNLGFVFDILDNSILLKGSPSGMPHEQEKEVLENFLEQLKNSTSELKNHSHEKIARLMASRSAMRYGTRLSIQEIQTLLAQLFSSSNPNYSPNGDPTMVVMDMLQIGQWFFSE; encoded by the coding sequence ATGATAGATGTAATAAGACTTTTACCTGATTCCTTGGCAAACCAGATTGCTGCTGGCGAAGTGGTGCAACGCCCTGCTTCTGTGGTAAAAGAATTGCTTGAAAATGCTATTGATGCTCAGGCTACCCACATACAACTTATTGTAAAAGATTCAGGAAAAACGCTTATCCAAGTAGTTGATGATGGGACAGGAATGTCCGAAACGGATGCAAGGATGAGTTTTGAGCGTCATGCTACTTCTAAAATTAAAGAGCAAGAAGATTTATTTAAAATTATGACCATGGGCTTTCGTGGTGAAGCTCTTGCTTCTATTGCAGCTGTTGCTCAGATTGAGCTAAAGACACGCCGAAATGTTGATAACTTAGGTATTCAGATTCGTATTGAAGCTTCAGAGTTAAAATCTAACGAAAAAATTGCCTGCCCTAAAGGAACTTCTATTGCTGTTAAAAATTTATTTTTTAATGTTCCTGCTCGCAGAAACTTCTTAAAGTCCAATCCTATTGAAATGAAACACATTTTAGATGAGTTTCAAAGGGTTGCATTGGCTTTTCCAGAGGTAAGTTTTAGCTTATTTCATAACGAAACAGAAATATACAACCTACCAAAAGGCAAATTAGCCCAAAGAATTATTAATATTTTTGGAAAAAATTATAGAGAATGGCTTATTCCTTGTCAAGAAGAGATTCCACTTGTGAAGGTAAAAGGCTATATTGGCAAACCTGAAGCAGCTAAAAAAACACGAGGCGAACAGTTTTTCTTTGTCAATAATCGTTATATCAAACATGGTTATTTGCATCATGCCATCATGACAGCCTTCCAAGAAGTTTTGCCTAAAGATGGTTTTCCATTTTATGTAATATTTTTGGAAATAGAACCTCAGCACATTGATATCAATGTGCATCCAACAAAAACAGAAATTAAATTTGATGATGAAAAAAGTGTGTATGCTATTGTAAATGCTTCTGTAAGAAAGGCTTTGGGTTCGCATCACATGGGGTTAGATTTTGAATCCAAAAGTTTTGATTTTAAAATAGAAGATATTGCTTCGGAGAAATATAATTCTTTTACTTTTACACCCAAAACAAACTTTGAGCCTTCTCAAGAAAATAATTATACAGGTTATCAGAAAACACCACGAGAACGCTCTAATTTAAACAATTGGGAAACTATATTTTCAGGTTTACAAAATAAAACGGTTTCTTCCTTTGAGAAAGAATCTAACCATTTGTTTCAAGAAGAAACACCTCAAAATATTTCTAAAAACGAACCTGAAAGTATTGAAGGTAAAACGTTCCAACTTCATCAACGCTATATCGTAACACAAGTAAAAGCTGGTTTGATGATTATAGACCAACATTTAGCTCATCAAAGAATTTTGTATGATAAATATTTAAACCTATTGCAAAATCATGGAAATGGACGAGTTTCACAACAATTATTGTTTCCTGTAAAAATAGAGTTTAGCCCAGCAGATTTTGCTCTGCTTGCTGAAGTAGAAACTGAAATTAGAAACTTGGGGTTTGTATTTGATATTTTGGATAATAGTATTTTGCTTAAAGGCTCTCCTTCAGGAATGCCTCATGAACAAGAAAAAGAAGTTTTAGAAAACTTTTTGGAGCAACTCAAAAACTCCACTTCAGAGCTTAAAAACCATAGCCACGAAAAAATTGCTCGACTGATGGCATCTCGCTCAGCGATGCGTTATGGAACAAGGCTTTCTATTCAAGAAATTCAAACACTTTTGGCTCAACTTTTTTCTTCATCTAATCCCAATTATAGCCCCAATGGAGACCCTACTATGGTAGTCATGGATATGCTTCAGATTGGTCAATGGTTTTTTAGTGAATAA
- a CDS encoding short-chain dehydrogenase codes for MKNKVVVITGGSSGIGKACAEIFGLEGAKIVITGRKEKPLQETIKYLTEKGIECLGIIANSDIEADNANLISDTVRNFGRIDVLINNAGISMRALFEECEISVIRQLMETNFFGTVYATKFALPHIIATKGSIVGISSIAGYRGLPARSGYSASKFAMNGFLEALRTEMIPKGVHVLTAAPGFTSSNIRNTALSKDGTSQGESPRDEQKMMSAEEVAKHILHAVKKRKPELVLTGQGKLTVFLNKWLPKKVIDKLVFNSLAKENDSPLKKVN; via the coding sequence ATGAAAAATAAAGTTGTAGTTATTACTGGTGGCTCTTCGGGAATAGGCAAAGCATGTGCAGAAATATTTGGATTAGAAGGAGCTAAAATAGTTATTACAGGAAGAAAAGAAAAACCTTTACAAGAGACCATTAAATATCTGACTGAAAAAGGTATTGAGTGTTTGGGTATTATTGCAAATTCTGATATTGAAGCTGATAATGCTAATCTAATTTCAGATACTGTTCGCAATTTTGGAAGAATTGATGTTCTTATCAATAATGCAGGGATTTCTATGCGAGCTCTTTTTGAAGAATGTGAAATTTCTGTAATTAGACAACTGATGGAAACAAACTTTTTTGGAACAGTCTATGCTACTAAATTTGCTCTCCCTCATATTATTGCTACCAAAGGCTCTATTGTAGGGATTTCTTCAATTGCAGGCTATCGTGGTTTACCTGCAAGAAGTGGTTACTCTGCTTCAAAATTTGCTATGAATGGTTTTTTAGAAGCTTTACGTACAGAAATGATTCCTAAAGGTGTTCATGTACTTACAGCCGCTCCTGGTTTTACCTCTTCTAATATTAGAAATACAGCTCTTTCCAAAGATGGAACATCACAAGGTGAATCTCCAAGAGATGAACAAAAAATGATGAGTGCAGAAGAAGTCGCAAAACATATTTTACACGCTGTAAAAAAACGTAAACCCGAATTGGTGCTTACAGGACAAGGAAAGCTTACTGTATTTTTGAACAAATGGCTTCCTAAGAAAGTTATTGATAAATTGGTGTTCAATAGTTTGGCTAAAGAGAACGATTCCCCTTTGAAAAAAGTTAATTAA